The Streptomyces kanamyceticus DNA segment ATCAGGCCGGTCCCGACCACCGCGGCACTGCGCATCAGCGGCTGCTCCACAGCAGGGGCAGGTACTCGGGGTCGCTGTAGTCCGGGGTGCCCGCCGCGGTCCTGCGCACCAGCAGGTCGTGGTTGTAGGCGACCTGGGTGCCGTCCGAGCGGCGGAAGTCGCGGTAGCGGTTCTCGCCGTCCTGCAGGTGGAAGGAGATGGCGCGGCGCGGGCGGTCGCTGACGTTCGCGCCGCTGCCGTGGTAGGTGCGGCAGTGGTGGAAGTTGACGTGGCCCTTGGGGATGTGGACGGGGATCTTGACGACCTCGACGCCGTTGTAGCTCGCGTTCTCCTCGAGCATCTCGTCGAGTTCGCTGCGGTCGCGCTCGGCGAAGTGCAGCGACGTCGTGTCGTTCTCCGCCATCTCCTTCCACAGGTGGCTGCCGTCCACCATGGTGATCGTGCCCATCTCCTCGCCGCAGTCGTGGAAGGGGATGAACGCGGTCAGCATCCGCTCGGAGGTGGACGTGGCCCAGTAGTGCCGGTCGAAGTGCCAGGG contains these protein-coding regions:
- a CDS encoding phytanoyl-CoA dioxygenase family protein; the encoded protein is MTVHDATLFELTEEERELLPTDEDVLFYAQHGWYLSKKLFTDEEIDLLESASENFYAGHRDRTLPVRPPKLAYWEPEHGPVQRHNDYIHYEDDTIGRILRKPLLGAVAARIAEAERIRVFQSTLIFKPPVAEEQSNIVPWHFDRHYWATSTSERMLTAFIPFHDCGEEMGTITMVDGSHLWKEMAENDTTSLHFAERDRSELDEMLEENASYNGVEVVKIPVHIPKGHVNFHHCRTYHGSGANVSDRPRRAISFHLQDGENRYRDFRRSDGTQVAYNHDLLVRRTAAGTPDYSDPEYLPLLWSSR